The window ATCGGTGAACTTGGGGGATTGTCTGAGACGGTCGTCTACCGAAAACTTGGACACCGTGAGGGGGCTGTGCCGCAGCGCTCTCAATAGTTCACTGCTTGGCAGCAATGGCTGAACAGCGTCCAGCAAACAGCAGCGACCCCCGCAACGAGGAACCGACTCGTCCGGGGAGGCCCGCCTTCTTGAATTTATTCCTTTCTTGGTTTGCTCTGGCTGCGGGCGTACGACTGTGACAGTGCGCGTTTGCGTGCCAGCCGGTCTTCACCCTGGGCGTACAGCCGTTGCAGCTCGGTACTTTCCACCAGCGACGCGGCGGCTTCCGGGCTGGGGCTGGGCATCGACTGGGCCATCCCGACCACCTCGGTCAGAAAGTCCAGCGCACTGGCGCGGTCGCCCCGGTCCATCGCCTGAATCGCCTGCTGCTTGCGCTGCGCCATCGTCAGCAGACTGACCGCCTCCGCGACCTCCGCATCGTCTGGCAGCGCGTCGTAAGCTGCCGCGTCCAGCACCGGCAGATCCAGCTGTGCCCGGATGCTGTGCCGCACGCCGTCCAGCCCTGTCCACGCCAGCCGCACCCGCGTGACCCCCAGCGGAGACGCCGCGTTGATCGGAACCGTCACCTGCACGCGTGCCACCACGTTCAGCGGCTGACCTTCGACCAGATTGCCCAGCTGATAGCGCCCAAGCGAGTTCCGCACCAGATCGTTCAGCACTTCGGTCACTTCGCCCTGCAGCTGCGGATTGGGTTCCAGCCCCACGCTGACGGTGCGGCCCGATGTGCGGGTCAGGCCCTGCAACTCGCTCTCGAAGAAGGTCGGCAGCGTCCGGGCGTCCTCGATGTGCTCGAAGTTGCCGTCGCCAGCGGTTGCCATGCCCAGCAGCAGATTCTCGTCGTAATGCGACCCGAAGCCCATGGTGGTGGTGCTGACCCCACGCTCCGTCAGCCCCCGGACGTGCCGGGCGATCTCGGACGGATCGACCAGCCCACAGTTCGCCTGTCCGTCACTCAGCAGGATCACGCGGTTCAGGCCGCCCTGACTGAGATGGGCCGCCACCTGGGTCGCGCCTTCCAGCCAGCCGTTGTGCAGCGCGGTGCTGCCGCCACTGTGAATGCCCTGCACCTGGGCAATCAGCGCTTCGGGATCGTGCGCCAGGGTGGAAGGCACTTCGATCTGAACCGTGTCGTCAAAACTCACCACACTGACGCGGTCGTGCGGACGCAACTGACGCAGCGCCGCCACGATGGCCTGTTTCGCCATCTCCAGCGGCTGACCGCTCATGCTGCCGCTGCGGTCGAGCACCAGCGACAGGTTCAGCGGGAGCCGCCCGCCGCTGCGCTGGGGAGCCGCTGCCGGGTGCAGACGAATCAGCGCGGTCACGGTCTGCACGCCGTTGGCCTTCAGCGCGGGCTTCAGAGGACGAATCTCGATCAGGGGGTGCGTCTGGGTCATGGGGTGCTCCTGAGGGTGGTGAGAGCCTGAACCACCTGCCGTGCCAGGGCGTCCTGTTCGGCGGGGGTCTTGGGAAGGCGGGCGTCACGGCTGATATGCACTTCGATGCCGGGCGCGAGGGTCACGCGGGTATAGCGGCTGGGCATGTCTACGGCGGGGGGCAGCAGGGGAGACGGAGACTGGCTCGGTGGCGGCAGAGCGGCGCGGGCAACAGGCGCGGAACTGCTGAGCGGGCGTTTGAGCGCTTCCAGGTAGTCGAGCGCAGGATTGCTGGTCTGCACCTGCAACTGGCTTTTTCCGACCAGCAGGGCTTCCAGGGCGTCGTCGCTCTGCCTGCTCAGCAGACTCTGAAGGGCCTGGGCGCTGTGGCCTTCGGTCATCAGGCGGCGCAGGGTCAGCAGTTGCAGCAGGTGGCGGCGGGTGTAGCGGGCTTCGCGGCCTTCCTTGAGCGGGGGATCGAGCAGGCCCTGGGTAGTGTAGTGGCGAATCAGACGCGGGTTGACCTCGTCCTGGGTGCGCGAGGAACGGTCGAGCGGAAGGTACTGGGGAAGCAGGCTGTTGGCGAGCTGCGCGAGCTCATCGAGGTTCCCGCTCCAGGGATTGGGAAGTGTCTGTCCGGACATGACACACTCTAACAGTGACAACTGCGATTGTCAATGACATAGAAGAATGTACGTCCTGTGGAAGACGACCCGCCTGCCTGGAGTATCGGCATCATCGTCGCTCTCGACTGCGTAGCAGCTGCCCGGGTCTTTCTGCCTGCATGGTTGTCGGCGCTTCAGCATGGCGCGAGTTCGGAGTGCACCGGTCTTCGGTGTATCAGGGTAATAAAACGTTCCTGTGGGTAGACACAACTGAGGTACGCCCAGTGCCATGCTCGCCGTATAGTAAACGTCCCTCCCTCCTGCAGGAACGCGGGGAATACCCGTTATGATGATCCTCCATCCACTGGAACTCCAGATGCCTGCCCTGACCGGGACTGCCAAAATCGACGCGCCGCTCGATCTGGCAGAACACGTGCGGTCTACGAACGCGCAGCGTGCCCTGACGCTGAGTGTGGAAGCGCAGCAGCTGGCAGAGGCCCTGGAAGACGCGCCACGCCGCGCCCGCAGCACTCTCAGCGTCGGCTCTGGGTGGTACCGCCTGTGTGAATATCCTCAGGCGAAGGTCTGTGTCGCCGAGGCACTGGAGCAGGTGCAGGCACTCGGAGACGCCGACGGCGAAGCCCGTTCGCTGCTGCTGCTGGGATCAATCGAGTCGGAGCAGGGGCGCTATGTGCCCGCCATCGCGCTGTTTCGGCAGGCGCTGGAGGTGTGTGAGCAGCGTCAGATCGAAGGGCGACACGGCATTGCCCTCAACAATCTCGGGCTGGCCCACGAACATCTGGGCAACTCTGCCACAGCTCTGGAACTGCACCTGCAAGCATTCGAAATCATCGAGCAGCGTGGTCTGGATGAACACCGCATCCTTATTCGCCTCAATATCGGCAACACCCTGCAACAACTCGGATACCTTGAGGAGGCCCTGGCACAGCACACAGACGCGCAGCAGTTGGCAGATTCCTCAGGCAACAGCTGGGGGCAGGGCATCACCTGGACCAACCAGGGAAGTGTGCTGCTGGCGCTCGGTCGGCACCATGAGGCGGTCACGGCGCTACAGACCGCGCTTCCGCTGCTGTGAGTGGCAGGATACCGAAAGGGCGAGGCAGAGGCCTACGACCTGCTCGGTGAGGCTCACCGGGTCCTCGGCATGTTTGATGTCGCCTCCGAACACTCTGCACGGGCGGTCAGTCTCGCTGTCGCAATCGGCGCGCGCGAGGAGGAGGCGCAGGTACGGATGCACCTCGGTGTGGCGCAGCTCCAGCAGGGCGATCTGATCGGCGCACAACAGTCTCTGGAAGCCAGCCTGAGGCTTGCCAAGGCCCTGGGGCGGCAGCGAGAAGCGCGTGATGTGCACGAGCAGATGGTGCTGCTTCACGAAAGGGGCGGCGCATATGACCTCGCTCTGGCGCACTGTAAAGAGCAGCACCGCCTTGACCGTCAACTGCTGAACGAAACGCTGAATCAGCATACCCAGAGCCTGCTGATTCAGCATGACGTGGAATCGCACCGGCAGCTGAACGCCCAGCTGCAACGCAGCAACCAGGAACTCGCGCTGCTGTACGAGCAGAACCAGGAGTTGCTGACCTGTGTGCAGCATCAGATGTTGCACGACCCCCTGACAGGTCTGCCGAACCGTTCCCGCTTCGAGCTGTGTCTGGCCGACGCCCTGGCAGCTGCTGAGGCGAGCGGTTTGGCACTGGCGGTGATGTTTATCGATCTGGACGGCTTCAAGAAGATCAATGACACGCTGGGGCACGATGCAGGCGATGACCTGCTGGTACAGGTGGCGGCCCGGTTCACGGCCCTGATGCATCCGGACGATCTGGTGGCCCGCCTCAGTGGCGATGAATTCGTCGCGTTCGTCGGCGCTCTGAAGGGCCCATTCAAGGCGACCACGGCGGCTCAGCGATTTCTGAGGGCGCTGGACGACCCGTTTGAGGTGCGAGGTCAGGCGGTGTCGGTGAGCGCGTCAATCGGCGTGAGCGTCTATCCGGACGACGGGCAGGACATCGGAACCTTGCAGCGGTGTGCCGACGAGGCGATGTACAGAGTCAAACGCAGCGGAAAAAGCGCCATGCTGTTCTATTCGGCCTCGTAGCAGCACAGATTCAGTCGTTTTCTTGCCGGGTTCTGAACATGTCTGCTTGAAGGCTCAGGGCACCACGGCGGGGGCCAGATGCAGGCGGCGCAGGTCTTCCATCTCCTGATTCAGATCGGCAGGACTGAGATGAGCACGCGCCTGCTGAACATATGGCTCGCCGACAGGGCGATAGCTGAAGCTCCAGTCGCTGATGGCGGTCAGAATCGGCAGCAGTGCGATGCCCTTCTCGGTCAGGCTGTATACCACCTTCTGCTGATGGCTGGGATCGTCACGCTTCGAGATGATGCCCTCTGCCAGCAGCATTTTCAGGCGGTCGGCCAGGATGTTGGTCGAGATGTGTTCGTCGGAGGCCAGCATTTCGCGGAAGTGCCGCTTGCCGCCGAACATCAGGTCGCGGACGATCAGCAGCGTCCAGCGGTCTCCGAAGATGTCCAGGCCGAGACTGACCGGACACCCGGATCTGTATGGTTCGGTGTGTGTCTTCTCCACTGCTTGCATTCTTGCACCACTCTGAGTACCATGCAACTGGTTGTAAAATAAAAGCAGCATTCTGTGGGTTTCCATTGTCAGCCCGCCGCTCTTTTCAGATGATCCGGGTTTCATGCCGATCAGTTTCCACACCGACGCACGTTCGAAAGGAGTTCGCATGACCCTGACCGACTTCCGTACCCTGGGCCGTTCAGGCCTGATTGTCAGCCCACTGGCGCTGGGCACCATGACCTTCGGCACGCCCCGCTGGGGATCGTCCGATGACGATGCCGCCGCTGTCTTCGGCGCGTATCTGGAGGCAGGTGGAAATTTCATCGATACCGCCGACGTGTACTCCGGGGGCCGCAGTGAGGAACTGGTCGGCCAGTACGTCGCCGAGCACCGGGCGCGTGACCGGGTGGTCGTTGCCACCAAGTTCGGCTTCAATGCCGAGCGTGGAAACCCGCATGCGGGCGGCAACGGGCGCAAGCACATTCACCGGGCACTGGAAGGCTCGCTGCGACGGCTGAACACCGAGTACATCGATCTGTACTGGCTGCACGTCTGGGACATGGTGACGCCCGTCGAGGAGGTGCTGCAAACGCTGGGCGATCTGGTGCGTGCGGGCACCATCCGCTATTTCGGTTTCTCAGACATGCCCGCTTGGTACACCACCAAAGCGGCGACCCTGGCACAGGTTCACAACGTTCCCGGCCCCATCGGGATGCAGCTCGAATACTCGCTGGTGGCCCGCAGTCTCGAGACCGAGCACCTCGGGGCTGCCCGCGACGGTGGCCTGGGAATCGTGCCCTGGAGTCCGCTGGCGGGCGGGTTTCTGAGTGGGCGGTACGAACGGGCAGCGTCCGGCGGGCAGGGACGGCTGAGCGGGCCGAACCCGTTTGGCGACAGCAAATTCACCGAGCGCAACTGGAACACGCTGGACGCCCTGAAGACGGTCGCGGCCCAGACAGGCCATGCCCCCGCTCAGGTCGCGCTGGCGTGGCTATCGGCTCAGCCGGGGGTCGCGTCCATTCTGCTGGGCGCACGCACGCCAGAGCAGTTACGCAGCAATCTGGGGTCGCTGGAAATCACGCTCACGCCTCAGCAGCTTCAGGCGCTCAATGCGGCGAGCGTGCTCGATCCGGCCATGCCGCAGGGCTGGTTCTCCGACGCTCTGAAGCGCGGCATCTTCGGCGGAGTCAGTGTCGAGGGCTGGCGCTGAGCAGCCCTGAAACGGCAGTGGGAAACCGTTCAAAGCAGAGATCGGCGGGTTTACACGGCCCGCCGATCTCTGCTTCCTCTTTCGACGTCTGCGCTAGCTCGCGCTGACGGCTGAGTTCAGGAAGGCGCTGACTTCGCCCAGACTGCCTGTCTCGGTCAACAGTCTTCCGCTGGCAAGGTGCAGCAGCGCAGGCGTGCTGCGGATGCCGTGCTGCGCGGTCAACTCGCTGAAGGCGCCCGGGTGCTCCTGACGATGCACCACCTGAATCTGATCGGTGAAGCGGCCACGCAGGGGCTGTTCGAGCATGCGTTTCAGGCGGGTGCACTGCGGGCAGTCATCCTGGGTCAGCAGGGCGAAGACAGGAGCAGCAGTCTCAGTCATTGGCAATCCTTCCGGTCTGGGCCTGAGATGGTGTAGGAAAGCTGCCTGCCCACAGCGCTTCCACGTCGTCTTCCCGCAGCGCTTCCACGCCGATCTTCATATAGCTGTTGCCCTTGGCCGAGAAGAAATCGTGGGTGGTGCTGCCGGTGCGAATGCCGTTGCGAACCACCGGATGAATCTCCTGATCTTCGAACGGGCGCTCCAGATTCAGATTGTCGGACAGCACGTTGAAATTGAAGCGGATAAAGCGTTTCACGTCGGCCACCAGCGACACGTCGGCGTACAGCACCTGACTGTAGGCCACCTCGTTGGTGTACAGCACCTGAAGCGTCTCGCCGTACCACGTGCGGGCCGCTTCCTGCTCGTCGGCACTCAGAGCCTCGAAGCGCTCCTGGGCCAGCATGGCGACGTAGACGCCGTGTACCGCTTCGTCCAGAATGATCAGATTGAAGATCTCGCCTGCCGACACCATGCGCCCCTGTCCGGCCAGATACAGCGGATAGAAAAACCCGCTGTAAAACAGGGCGGTTTCCAGCATGCACGACACCACCATTTTCTTCCACAGCCCCATATTCGAGGTGTCGGGGTCGTTGAACACGTCCTGAATGAAGGCGATCTTGAACTGAAGGTGCGGCTGGGTACGCACCCACTCGAACACCTCCCGCTCTTCCGAGGTGGTCAGGAAGGTCTTGTTCATCAGGCTGTACGAGCGGGCGTGAATGTCTTCCATCATGCCCTGAAATTGCAGCACCGCCTTGCGGATATGCCCATCGACCAGGCCGCGCAGGGTGGGCATGCCGACCTCGCCCTGCAAGGTGTCGAGAATGTTCAGACCTGCCGAGGCGTGAATGTACGTCCAGCGCTCTGCCTCTTCGAGCGACTTCCAGACCAGCGCGTCGTTGGTGAGCGGAATTTCTTCCGGGAACCACAGCTGTGAGGTGTACTTCTCGTAGAAGGTGACCGAGAAGCTGTCTTCCGGTTCGCTCCAGTTGGTCGCAGAAAAGGGGGTACGGGGGGTCATGAAAGCTCCTGGGAGGCAGAGAAACGGTGGGGGGCGGGCGACTGGCTCAGATGGCGCAGCTCAGGCACTCGTCGATGCTGGCCTTCCGCATCCGGGTGTAATACAGCGTCTTGATGCCGCGCAGATAGGCATAGATGTAATACGACTGCAAGGTGCGGGTGGTGGCGCTGCCCGGCACGAACAGCGTGCAGGAAATGCCCTGATCGACGTGCTTCTGGGCGGCAGCCACGGTGTCGAGCACGCGGCGCTGATCCATGTCGTAGGCCTCTTCATAAAACCATTCGGTGGCTTCGCTCAGGTGCGGCATCGGATAGATGGTGCGGGCCTTGTTGCTGGTGCGCGTTTCGACCTTCTCAGTAATGGGCATGATGCTGGCCGAGGCGTGCGACACATACGAGATGCTGCCCGTCGGGGCAATCGCCATCACGAACGAGTGTGCCAGTCCGTGCTGGGCGATGTCCTGGGTCAGTTGCTGCCAGTCTTCGCGGGTGGGCAGCGTGTGGCCCCCGAACAGCGCCGCCACTTCTGGCGTGTGAGGCACGAAGTCGTGTTCCAGATACTGCGCGAAGTGCTCGCCCGTCTGGTATCGGCTGCCCTGAAAGCCGCTGAATACGAAGCCGGTGTCTCTGGCGATCTGCATACTGGTGCGCCGGGCATGGTAGTGCACAGCCGCAAAAAACACGTCCACGAATTCCAGCGCCTCGGGCGAACCGTAGACCAGTTCGTGTTTTGCCAGAAACGAATGCAGCCCCATCGCGCCCAGTCCAATCGAGCGCATCTCCTCGTTGGCCCGCTTGACGGCGGGAACTTCGGGAATCGAGGTGCTGTTCGCCACGTTGTCGAGCATCCGCACGGCGGCGGTCACGACCCGCCCGATGTCGCTGCTCTGCATGGTCTGCTCGATCACCAACGACGCCAGATTGCACGACACGTCCAGCCCCACGCGGTCTTTGGCTTCCTGCCCGTAGGCGTGGAAATAGCTGGGGGTGGTGGGCTGCAAGATTTCCGAGCACAGGTTGCTCATCTTGATGCTGCCGACGTTGGGAATGGGATTCACGCGGTTGGCGTTGCCCTCGAACAGCAGGTAGGGGTAGCCGCTCTCGCCCTGGGTCACGGCGATTTCTTCCAGAATGCGCCGGGCCGAAATTCGCTTTTTACGGATGTTGGGGTTGTCGGCCAGCGTCTGATATTCCCGCGTCCAGTCGATGCTGGTGAACTCGCGGCCCGTTTCCTGAAACAACGAATGCGGGTAGAACTGAAAGATATCCTCGCCCGAACGCACTTTTTCCATGAAGATATCTGGAATGGTGGCCCCTACCGACAGGGTTTTCAGGCGGGCGTCCTCATCGCTGGCGATCTTTTTTGCCGACAGCGTGTCCAGAAAATCGACATGCATCACGCTCAGGTAGATGGCTCCGGCTCCGGGGCGCTGCCCGGCCTGATCGGCGTAGCGCAGCATGTTGTCGAGCATCTTGGCAACGCCCATCACGCCCTTGGTCACGTTCTGGATGCCGCGCAGCGACTCGCCCCGCCCACGCAGGTTGCTGACCTCGACGCCGATGCCGCCGCCGCCCTTGCTGAGTTCGGCCACAAAGCTGAGGGTCTTGGTGATGGAATTCAGGTTGTCAGTGCAGTCCTGAAGCAGAAAGCAGCTCACCAGTCGCCCGGTGTTGGCCTTGCCGCTGTTCATCAGGGTGGGCGTGGCGGGCGTGAAGGTCTGGGTAATCAGATGGTGCACCAGTTCCAGCGCTTCCTGCACGCTGCTGGAGCGGGCGAGCGCCGTGATGCTCAGTCGGTCCTCGTAGCGCTCCAGCCAGCGGCCCCGGTCGGGCGTCATGGTGGCGTACTCGTTGTAGAACTTGTAGGCCCCCATAAAGGCCTTGAAGCGGAACTTGTAGCCGTAGGCCCGCACGAAGACCGCCTGCACCTCTTCGGGGGTGTAGCGGGCGAACACCGAAGGGTCCCAGATGCCGTGTTCGGTCAGGTAGCGAATCTTCTCGGCCAGGTCGTGAAAGAAGACGGTATTGGGGTTGACCTTCTCCTGAAAATAGACCTGAAGGGCGTCGTTGTCGAAGCGGGTATCGACCAGGTTGCCCGCCAGAATCTTGTTGTTCAGTTCAATCCAGCGTTCCATACAGACTCCTTACGTTGTGGGTGGGCTGTGTTGCTGTCCTGCCGTAAGTGCCCATCTGTGCCCTGAGCCAGTTCGCCACGATCTCGCGGTCTGCGGCGCTGCCCGCCTTGTTGATCTTTGCCACCAGAGGCACGCCGTACTGAGCGGCAATCTGCTCGCCAGCACGGGCAAAATTCGCCCCCCAGTGAAAACTGCCGCTCGACACCACGCCTCTGAGTCCGTTGGCCTGCTGCGTCAGAAACCGGGCCGTGGTTTCGGGAACGCCGCCAGTGCCGAAGGTGTAGGTCATCAGCAGATACTCTCCGGCAGGAACGTCACGGCGGAGGTCGTGGACGGGAAGGCCGCTGAGACGCTGAATCTCGGCAGCAAAACGGCGCACGTTTCCGGTCATCGAGTCGTAAAAGATCTGCATGGATGGCTCCTGAGGGGCGTGCGAACAGCAGACCATGCTGCTGGGAGAACAGACCAGCGGCATGGAGGTGGATGAAAGGATGAGGGTAGACAGACGCGGTAGGTCATGCCAGCTGTAGACCCTTCCAGCGAGCAAATCCCGGCGTTCCTGCCTTCGTTTCGCACAGGAGTCTACAGGTGGTACATCCGAGCGTCAAGCTGTAGTACTACGGAAAGCCAAAGGTACTAGATGTAGTACGGCAGTGACGGGGATGCTCCTTCAGCCGGATCGGCAACGGTGGCAGTTTACAGCCCTTTCGCCTGTGGGTGGGCATATCCCAGAGTGTGCGTCCGGACTCGCCCTGCTCTGCCTCTCTGATCGGGTCTGTTGTGGGCAGCTCAGGCGGGGCTGTCGTGCGGCACTGCGACCACAGGATCGCGGAGCAGGGTCACGAGCAGCGTCAGTACCGACGTCGCGACCAGCACCCAGGTCAGCGACTGGAATCCGGCAGTGGTGGCGCTGGGGCGGAAGGTGAAGCCGATGACGCTCGACGACGCGATGGAGCCGAGGTAATTGAAAGTTCTGAACAGACCTGCCGCGCTGCCCGCCCCCTCTCTGGGAGCCTGAGCGTACAGCGTCTGCTGGTTGGCGAAATTGGTCAGACCCCAGGGAATGCCCAGCAGCAGCGACACGCCGATCAGCAGCCACAACGACGCCACCTGCGGAACGGCGGCATACAGCACCATGCACACCACCTGCAGCGCGGCACCGATGACCAGCAGGCCATGCAGACGCAGCTGCGGCAGGCGGGCCACCAGCAGGGCGCACACGATCGACACCGCCGAAGTGGGCAACAGCACCAGGCCCGTCTGGGTGGGCGTAAACGAACGGGCTTCCTGGAGCCACTGTGGCAGACCGTAGAAGATGCTGTAGGTAATCAGGGCGGTCAGCGCCTGTCGCAGATACGTCAGGAGCAGCGGGCGATTTCCCGCGAGCATCCGCACATCGAGAAATGCTGCCGGGGTGCGCCTTTCCACGGCGTACAGCGCGGCGAAGGACACCACCGACAGACCCAGCCAGCCGTACAGCGGGGCCGGATGAAGCTGCATCAGAAACAGCATCAGCGAGGTCAGTGCCACGCTGAAAAGGCCCACGCCCGGCAGATCGAGCGAACGCCCGAGGGTCCTGAAGGCCGCAGGTCGGCCATCTCGCGGCAGCTTCATGAAGGCCAGCCCCAGCCCCAGCAGCGTGACCGGCACATTGATCAGAAACACGGCCCGCCAGCCGACGCTCCCCACCAGCAGCCCGCCCAGGGTCGGCCCGACGATGGCGGTGATCTGGTTGGCGACGGTAATGGCTGCCAGTGTGGTCGGCGGTGTGGGCTGCCCACTCTGTTCGGCGTGGCGACGCAGCAGCGTAATCGCGCACGGATAGCCTGCCGAGGTGCCCAGCCCGATCAGCATGCGCGACACGATCAGCCACGGCAGACTGGGGGCCAGACCGCCGATCACGCCGCCCAGCAGCGCCACCGACAGGCCGAACTGAAACACCCGGCGCGGCCCGAACAGGTCGGCCAGGCGGCCCATCAGGGGCTGCGCGACCGCTGCCACCAGATACAGGCACGCCACCAGCCACGCGGTCTGAGCGCTGCTGACGTGCAGGGCGCGGCCAATAGGCGTCAGGGCAGTGGCGATCAGCGAGGAATTGATCGGATTGAGCATGGTGCCGATCAGCAGCGAGGCCACCAGCAGCGGCGGCACCGCTCGTCGGCCAGAGGGCGCGGCTGTCACAGAGCCTCCGAGTTTCATACAGCCTCCGTCAGGCAACAGCCGTGTGTGCCAGAAAACCTCTGTAGACGGGCATCGCCTCCCCTTCACGGGGCACCGGCATTCTGGCACCGCCGCGCCACTCGTCGGCGTTCGCTGTAGCAACCGTTAAGAGCAGCACTGGAAGAGAGCGGGCCGGGCAACGGTGGGCAGGAATCCGGAATTCTTGCAGGTCTGCCCTGAAATGCACAGAACGGCTGAATTTCCGAATGCGCCCGCAGGCATGAACATGAATTCTGGCCTATCTTCCGCCGAATTCTCTGAACTGTGCTGGCTATAGAGCCTCCTTCGCTCCACCCGCGCCAGAAGCACACTCTGACCGTTGTCGCCTGGACTGTGTTGGCTCAGTTCCGCCCTTCATGAAGTCGGTTGTGCCCACCTGTAAGGTTTGTAGGATCGCCTACGCTCTAAAGTTCAGCCATCAGCACAGAGCGACGCTCCGACTGATAGAGACCGTGAAGCTTGTCCTGTATGCGGGCACCTGGGGCAAGTGGAGTCAATGGTGCGACCGGCTATCCGTAAAACCTCCAGCCCTGCCACCCGGCAGGCTCGGGGCCTCATTCCCACAGTGGCGACACCGCCGCTGTATTGGAGCATCCACATGCGTACCCTCAAGAACATCGTCCTGCTCTCTGTTCTCGCCCTGTCCGGTTCCGTCTTCGCGGCCACCTCGACCGCCGTCGATTACGACCACGCGACGCTGGCTGTAACGGCCAGTGGCACGACCGCTCAGAACGTC of the Deinococcus ruber genome contains:
- a CDS encoding MFS transporter translates to MTAAPSGRRAVPPLLVASLLIGTMLNPINSSLIATALTPIGRALHVSSAQTAWLVACLYLVAAVAQPLMGRLADLFGPRRVFQFGLSVALLGGVIGGLAPSLPWLIVSRMLIGLGTSAGYPCAITLLRRHAEQSGQPTPPTTLAAITVANQITAIVGPTLGGLLVGSVGWRAVFLINVPVTLLGLGLAFMKLPRDGRPAAFRTLGRSLDLPGVGLFSVALTSLMLFLMQLHPAPLYGWLGLSVVSFAALYAVERRTPAAFLDVRMLAGNRPLLLTYLRQALTALITYSIFYGLPQWLQEARSFTPTQTGLVLLPTSAVSIVCALLVARLPQLRLHGLLVIGAALQVVCMVLYAAVPQVASLWLLIGVSLLLGIPWGLTNFANQQTLYAQAPREGAGSAAGLFRTFNYLGSIASSSVIGFTFRPSATTAGFQSLTWVLVATSVLTLLVTLLRDPVVAVPHDSPA